In a single window of the Acidimicrobiales bacterium genome:
- a CDS encoding GGDEF domain-containing protein, translating into MQADRVRRRWADLCRWDPALPPDAEPTMAGPMVDALYAAFDHPQPLGWGLDPAFEPVVGDFAAIVGSVDAALAQLVCLHEAFRQVVVDELDEAERDEARRRLDMIIHRTMIVVGEAAVHHLVEEALTDPLTGVRNRRAFEIDLERETARARRHRRPLTLAVIDVDGLKRLNDAKGHGAGDQALRAVAEALRRTARREDGAYRIGGDEFALLLVDSVVPGEDVVVDRLREAGAPACSVGLACLVDDTDDDLLERADRRLYELRRARRRRSRAGRSA; encoded by the coding sequence GTGCAGGCCGACCGGGTGAGGCGGCGGTGGGCGGACCTGTGCCGCTGGGACCCCGCCCTGCCCCCCGACGCCGAGCCCACCATGGCCGGCCCGATGGTCGACGCCCTGTACGCCGCCTTCGACCACCCCCAGCCCCTGGGGTGGGGCCTCGACCCCGCGTTCGAGCCGGTGGTGGGCGACTTCGCGGCGATCGTAGGCAGCGTCGACGCCGCGCTGGCCCAGCTCGTCTGCCTCCACGAGGCGTTCCGGCAGGTCGTCGTGGACGAGCTGGACGAAGCGGAGCGGGACGAGGCGCGCCGGCGCCTCGACATGATCATCCACCGCACGATGATCGTGGTGGGCGAGGCGGCGGTGCACCACCTCGTGGAGGAGGCGCTGACCGACCCGCTCACGGGCGTCCGCAACCGGCGCGCCTTCGAGATCGACCTCGAGCGGGAGACGGCCCGGGCCCGCCGCCACCGGCGCCCCCTCACCCTCGCCGTCATCGACGTGGACGGGCTGAAGCGGCTGAACGACGCCAAGGGCCACGGCGCGGGCGACCAGGCGCTGCGGGCCGTCGCCGAGGCCCTGCGGCGGACCGCACGCCGGGAGGACGGGGCCTACCGCATCGGCGGTGACGAGTTCGCCCTGCTCCTGGTCGATTCCGTCGTCCCCGGCGAGGACGTGGTCGTCGACCGCCTGCGCGAGGCGGGCGCTCCCGCCTGCAGCGTCGGTCTGGCCTGCCTGGTGGACGACACGGACGACGATCTGCTCGAGCGCGCCGACCGCCGGCTCTACGAGCTCCGCCGGGCCCGCCGTCGCCGGTCGCGCGCCGGCCGGTCGGCCTGA
- a CDS encoding response regulator transcription factor produces MSPAYRESESEAAATPSDRLRVLLVDDDAEVRGLLEVVLDGDGRFDVVGRAGDGVEALELARQHRPDVVVLDLTMPGMDGFNALPHLRRLLPAARIVVVSAFPDPYTLLDTVQMGADGYIDKSRVWCELIPTLSGLCALV; encoded by the coding sequence ATGAGCCCTGCATACCGAGAGTCCGAGAGCGAGGCGGCGGCGACGCCGTCCGACCGGCTGCGGGTGCTGCTCGTGGACGACGACGCCGAGGTGCGCGGACTGCTCGAGGTCGTCCTCGACGGCGACGGGCGGTTCGATGTCGTGGGCCGGGCCGGTGACGGCGTGGAGGCGCTGGAGCTGGCCCGCCAGCACCGGCCCGACGTCGTGGTGCTCGACCTGACGATGCCGGGCATGGACGGCTTCAACGCCCTGCCCCACCTCCGACGGCTGCTCCCGGCGGCGCGCATCGTGGTCGTGTCGGCGTTCCCCGATCCGTACACGCTGCTCGACACCGTCCAGATGGGTGCCGACGGCTACATCGACAAGAGCCGCGTGTGGTGCGAGCTCATCCCCACCCTGAGCGGCCTCTGCGCACTGGTCTGA
- a CDS encoding MFS transporter — MSTIVDVTSPRPSDGSGASGAGAGSTQRRGRRGWIEHWDPEDETFWETTGRRVARRNLVVSIFAEHLGFCIWVLWTIVVINLGNAGIVLSVSELFLLTAVPNLVGSFLRIPYTFAVPRFGGRAWTAISSALLFVPTLLLAFVVPSGWLAAQAHGVQMWVLVLCAGAAGLGGGNFSSSMFNISFFYPERKKGFALGLNAAGGNLGVAVAQLLVPLAVVVGVPSAAVRLPQHDVNLAYAGLMWLPFIALATILAWRHMDSLSMARADKRSYLTALRTGQTWVMSFLYIGTFGSFIGFSFALPLVIKNTFPEFLAAHPFIATYLAGLGFLGALIGSVARPLGGLVADRFGGSRVTLGVFAGMAGATLAAAAGVQQRSFGLFFGSYMVVFLLAGIGNGSTYKMIPSIFAELGRRDAVERGVDPGENVVEFKHRAAAVIGIAGAIGAFGGFLIQVVLRQASMEVSNLVKAASTPAEKVAVAAAHADWSVPALWVFLGSYVVFGTVTWFFYLRRNVATDRIPSLAAAGV, encoded by the coding sequence ATGAGCACGATCGTGGACGTCACCTCGCCGCGCCCCTCCGACGGCTCCGGCGCCTCCGGCGCCGGGGCGGGCTCGACGCAGCGGCGGGGGCGGCGGGGCTGGATCGAGCACTGGGACCCCGAGGACGAGACGTTCTGGGAGACGACGGGCCGGAGGGTCGCTCGCCGCAACCTGGTCGTGTCGATCTTCGCCGAGCACCTCGGGTTCTGCATCTGGGTGCTGTGGACCATCGTCGTGATCAACCTCGGCAACGCCGGCATCGTCCTGTCCGTCTCCGAGCTGTTCCTCCTGACGGCGGTGCCGAACCTGGTGGGGTCGTTCCTGCGCATCCCCTACACCTTCGCCGTGCCCCGCTTCGGCGGGCGGGCGTGGACGGCGATCAGCTCGGCCCTGCTCTTCGTGCCCACCCTGCTGCTGGCGTTCGTCGTCCCGAGCGGGTGGCTGGCCGCACAGGCGCACGGCGTCCAGATGTGGGTGCTGGTCCTGTGCGCCGGTGCGGCCGGCCTCGGCGGCGGGAACTTCTCGTCGTCGATGTTCAACATCTCGTTCTTCTATCCCGAGCGCAAGAAGGGTTTCGCCCTCGGCCTCAACGCGGCGGGCGGCAACCTCGGCGTCGCGGTGGCCCAGCTGCTCGTCCCCCTGGCCGTCGTGGTCGGCGTGCCGTCCGCCGCCGTGCGACTGCCGCAGCACGACGTGAACCTGGCCTACGCCGGTCTCATGTGGCTGCCGTTCATCGCCCTCGCCACCATCCTCGCCTGGCGCCACATGGACAGTCTGAGCATGGCCAGGGCCGACAAGCGCTCCTACCTGACCGCCCTGCGCACGGGCCAGACCTGGGTCATGTCGTTCCTCTACATCGGCACCTTCGGCTCGTTCATCGGCTTCTCGTTCGCCCTGCCCCTGGTGATCAAGAACACGTTCCCGGAGTTCCTCGCCGCCCATCCGTTCATCGCCACCTACCTGGCCGGCCTCGGCTTCCTCGGAGCCCTGATCGGCTCCGTCGCCCGGCCCCTCGGGGGCCTGGTGGCCGACCGGTTCGGCGGCTCTCGTGTCACCCTCGGGGTCTTCGCCGGCATGGCCGGCGCGACGCTGGCGGCCGCCGCCGGCGTCCAGCAGCGCAGCTTCGGCCTGTTCTTCGGCTCCTACATGGTCGTGTTCCTGCTCGCCGGCATCGGCAACGGCTCGACCTACAAGATGATCCCGTCCATCTTCGCCGAGCTGGGCCGCCGCGACGCCGTGGAGCGGGGCGTCGACCCCGGGGAGAACGTCGTCGAGTTCAAGCACCGGGCGGCCGCCGTGATCGGCATCGCCGGCGCCATCGGTGCCTTCGGCGGTTTCCTCATCCAGGTGGTGCTGCGCCAGGCCAGCATGGAGGTCTCCAACCTGGTGAAGGCGGCGTCGACACCGGCCGAGAAGGTCGCCGTCGCCGCCGCCCATGCCGACTGGTCCGTGCCCGCCCTGTGGGTCTTCCTCGGCTCCTACGTGGTGTTCGGCACCGTCACGTGGTTCTTCTACCTCCGGCGGAACGTGGCCACCGACCGCATCCCGAGCCTGGCCGCCGCCGGCGTGTAA
- a CDS encoding ATP-binding protein, with translation MAAETGSWEETFPPELDASRRARNGVEGLLRAAGVPERAVAAVLLVVSELVANAIRHAGTDFTVTADLDGDVVRIQVLDQDSRPPALLGFDTESTSGRGLQMVAGVSRDWGWRTAESDGGVSGKVVWAEVETEGPVAPEVG, from the coding sequence GTGGCGGCGGAGACCGGGTCCTGGGAGGAGACCTTCCCCCCCGAGCTCGACGCGTCCCGCCGGGCCCGCAACGGCGTCGAGGGGCTGCTCCGCGCCGCCGGCGTCCCCGAGCGGGCCGTCGCCGCCGTCCTCCTCGTCGTGAGCGAGCTGGTGGCGAACGCCATCCGCCACGCCGGCACCGACTTCACGGTGACGGCCGACCTCGACGGCGACGTCGTCCGCATCCAGGTGCTCGACCAGGACAGCCGCCCGCCCGCCCTGCTCGGCTTCGACACCGAGTCGACGAGTGGGCGGGGCCTTCAGATGGTGGCCGGCGTGTCGCGTGACTGGGGGTGGCGGACGGCGGAGTCCGACGGCGGCGTCTCCGGCAAGGTGGTCTGGGCGGAGGTGGAGACGGAGGGACCCGTGGCCCCGGAGGTGGGCTGA
- a CDS encoding MFS transporter — MTSPRAALGERPRALVGAATRRTFRSLAVRNYRLFFLGQLVSVSGTWMQQVAQSWLVLTLTGSGLDLGVTVALQFLPMLLFGMWGGVIADRFDKRRILLVTQAAAAVLALTLWALVAAGSVELWMVYVLAFLLGMVQMVDMPTRQSFVIEMVGPDEVPNAVGLNSAMFNAGRLLGPAAAGAVIATAGVAPAFLVNAASYLAVMAALWTMRPEELHRAPVLAPGRRPGQIREGLRTVWGDPRLRSPLLLVAVIGTFGFNSQVVIPLLAAETLGGGPRLYGVLSGALGLGSLIGALVAAGRARPTRSVLVGSAIAFGAANLVAAVAPTTLTVAVALVAVGAFMLLFLATANATLQLSSAPALRGRVMALYGLVFLGSTPVGGPLLGYVAGRWGAPAGLALGGAVSLAAALTAAVVPARRRRRAAAALPGPTGRVDDMAPDAAA, encoded by the coding sequence GTGACGTCCCCGCGCGCCGCACTCGGCGAGCGTCCGCGGGCGCTGGTGGGCGCCGCCACGCGGCGCACCTTCCGCTCGCTCGCCGTTCGCAACTACCGCCTGTTCTTCCTGGGCCAGCTGGTGTCGGTGTCGGGCACGTGGATGCAGCAGGTGGCGCAGAGCTGGCTCGTGCTGACCCTCACCGGGAGCGGCCTCGACCTCGGCGTCACCGTCGCCCTCCAGTTCCTCCCCATGCTGCTGTTCGGGATGTGGGGGGGCGTGATCGCCGACCGCTTCGACAAGCGCCGGATCCTGCTCGTGACCCAGGCGGCGGCCGCCGTGCTCGCTCTCACCCTGTGGGCGCTGGTCGCGGCGGGAAGCGTCGAGCTGTGGATGGTGTACGTGCTCGCCTTCCTGCTCGGCATGGTGCAGATGGTCGACATGCCGACCCGCCAGTCGTTCGTCATCGAGATGGTGGGCCCCGACGAAGTCCCGAACGCCGTCGGGCTCAACAGCGCCATGTTCAACGCCGGCCGCCTTCTGGGGCCGGCGGCGGCCGGCGCCGTCATCGCCACGGCCGGCGTGGCGCCTGCCTTCCTGGTCAACGCGGCGTCGTACCTGGCGGTCATGGCGGCGCTGTGGACGATGCGCCCCGAGGAGCTCCACCGGGCGCCGGTGCTCGCCCCCGGGCGGCGGCCGGGCCAGATCCGCGAGGGCCTTCGCACCGTGTGGGGAGACCCCCGCCTGCGGTCCCCGCTGCTGCTCGTGGCGGTCATCGGCACGTTCGGCTTCAACTCCCAGGTGGTGATCCCCCTGCTCGCGGCCGAGACCCTGGGCGGCGGCCCCCGGCTGTACGGCGTCCTGAGCGGCGCGCTGGGACTGGGCTCGCTGATCGGGGCCCTCGTCGCCGCCGGCCGGGCGCGGCCCACCCGCTCGGTTCTCGTCGGCTCGGCGATCGCGTTCGGTGCGGCCAACCTGGTCGCCGCCGTGGCGCCCACGACGCTGACCGTCGCCGTCGCCCTGGTCGCCGTCGGCGCCTTCATGCTGCTCTTCCTGGCCACCGCCAATGCGACGCTCCAGCTGAGCTCGGCGCCCGCCCTCCGCGGCCGGGTCATGGCCCTCTACGGCCTGGTCTTCCTGGGCTCGACGCCCGTCGGCGGCCCGCTGCTCGGGTACGTGGCCGGCAGGTGGGGCGCACCGGCCGGTCTCGCCCTGGGCGGGGCGGTGAGCCTGGCTGCCGCCCTCACCGCCGCCGTCGTCCCGGCCCGCCGGCGCCGGCGGGCGGCGGCGGCCCTCCCCGGCCCGACCGGCCGCGTCGACGACATGGCGCCCGACGCGGCCGCCTGA
- the gltX gene encoding glutamate--tRNA ligase — protein sequence MTVRLRFSPSPTGYFHVGGARTALYNWLEARRSGGTFILRIEDTDTERNRPEWAEGIQSALRWLGLDWDEGPYFQSERSHLYAAAAASLLEAGSAYWCDCARDVVEQRTKGNAVPGYDGFCRARGLAAGPGRALRFRVPDEGSTTVVDVIRGTPTFEHATIEDFVIVRSNGTALFVLANVVDDADMGVTHVVRAEEHLPTTPKYVLLHGALRPDLDLPVFAHVPVLVDERRQKLSKRRHRVALEDYRDLGILPEAMRNYLVLLGWAPGGDREVLTLDEMVAEFRLEDVNSSPAFFDERKLLHFNGEYVRALPVEEFVARSAPFLERGPWKPEDFDEAAFAQMAPLVQERVKTLAEVPAMVDFLFLPEPAFDERAWGKRVERGASAREILAGALEAYASCPWDAETLHEVTASVGERHGLALGKAQFPVRVAVTGRDVGPPLFESMAVLGREHVLERLRSALARLGE from the coding sequence ATGACGGTCCGCCTCCGCTTCTCGCCGTCGCCCACCGGGTACTTCCACGTGGGCGGCGCCCGCACGGCCCTCTACAACTGGCTCGAGGCGCGCCGGTCGGGTGGCACGTTCATCCTCCGCATCGAGGACACCGACACCGAGCGCAACCGCCCCGAGTGGGCCGAGGGGATCCAGTCGGCGCTGCGCTGGCTGGGCCTCGACTGGGACGAGGGGCCGTACTTCCAGTCCGAGCGGTCGCACCTCTACGCCGCCGCGGCCGCCAGCCTGCTGGAGGCGGGGAGCGCCTATTGGTGCGACTGCGCCCGTGACGTGGTGGAACAGCGCACGAAGGGCAACGCCGTCCCCGGCTACGACGGCTTCTGTCGCGCCCGGGGCCTGGCGGCCGGCCCCGGCCGGGCCCTCCGGTTCCGGGTGCCCGACGAAGGGTCTACGACGGTGGTGGACGTCATCCGCGGCACGCCGACGTTCGAGCACGCCACCATCGAGGACTTCGTCATCGTCCGTTCGAACGGCACGGCCCTTTTCGTGCTGGCCAACGTGGTCGACGACGCCGACATGGGCGTCACCCACGTCGTCCGGGCCGAGGAGCACCTGCCCACGACGCCCAAGTACGTGCTGCTGCACGGGGCGCTGCGCCCCGACCTCGACCTGCCGGTGTTCGCCCACGTGCCCGTCCTGGTCGACGAGCGCCGCCAGAAGCTGTCGAAGCGACGGCACCGGGTCGCCCTCGAGGACTACCGGGACCTGGGCATCCTGCCCGAGGCGATGCGGAACTACCTCGTGCTGCTGGGGTGGGCGCCTGGTGGCGACCGGGAGGTCCTCACCCTCGACGAGATGGTGGCCGAGTTCCGGCTCGAGGACGTCAACTCGTCGCCCGCCTTCTTCGACGAGCGCAAGCTGCTCCACTTCAACGGCGAGTACGTGCGCGCTCTCCCCGTGGAGGAGTTCGTCGCCCGGTCGGCGCCGTTCCTGGAGCGGGGCCCGTGGAAGCCCGAGGACTTCGACGAGGCCGCGTTCGCCCAGATGGCGCCACTGGTGCAGGAGCGGGTGAAGACCCTCGCCGAGGTACCCGCCATGGTGGACTTCCTTTTCCTCCCCGAGCCCGCGTTCGACGAAAGGGCGTGGGGGAAGCGGGTCGAGCGGGGCGCGTCGGCCCGGGAGATACTGGCCGGGGCGCTGGAGGCGTACGCGTCGTGCCCGTGGGACGCCGAGACGCTCCACGAGGTCACCGCTTCGGTCGGCGAGCGGCACGGGCTCGCGCTGGGCAAGGCGCAGTTCCCGGTTCGGGTGGCGGTCACCGGCCGAGACGTGGGGCCGCCGCTGTTCGAGTCGATGGCGGTGCTCGGGCGCGAGCACGTGCTCGAGCGGCTGCGCTCCGCGCTGGCGCGGCTGGGGGAGTAG
- a CDS encoding MarR family transcriptional regulator → MTAPTVAHAAEPDAEMAARLRLSVMRVARLLRVHSGDEVSASQLSALSTLDRHGPTTLGELSANERVKPPTMTRVVASLEEMGLVTRTTDQRDRRVARVAITDAGRELLARTRSSKDAFLAARLSTLPDADRRALARAADALDRLLDGS, encoded by the coding sequence GTGACCGCCCCGACCGTCGCCCACGCAGCGGAGCCCGACGCCGAGATGGCCGCCCGCCTCCGGCTGTCGGTGATGCGGGTGGCGCGGCTGCTGCGCGTGCACAGCGGCGACGAGGTGAGCGCCTCGCAGCTGTCGGCCCTGTCGACGCTGGATCGCCACGGCCCGACGACGCTGGGCGAGCTGTCGGCGAATGAGCGGGTGAAGCCGCCGACCATGACGCGCGTGGTGGCCTCCCTAGAGGAGATGGGCCTCGTCACCCGCACCACGGATCAACGGGACCGGCGCGTCGCCCGGGTGGCGATCACCGACGCCGGCCGCGAGCTGCTGGCCCGCACGCGGTCGAGCAAGGACGCCTTCCTGGCCGCCCGCCTCAGCACCCTCCCCGATGCCGACCGCCGGGCGCTGGCCCGGGCGGCCGACGCCCTCGACCGCCTGCTGGACGGATCGTGA
- a CDS encoding YdcF family protein, giving the protein MPGLGLVVKLASALAAAVFLYLAVTFVQVWQASRRDQARQVEAIVVLGAAQYDGEPSPVLRARLAHAADLYDRGLAPRIVVTGGKQSGDRVTEATASARYLASRGVPDRAILREVKGRSSWQQLAAASEFLEQRGISRVLLVSDGFHAARIAAIADELGLVAFTSPAPGSPIAGAEKLPYLGRETLAVAAGRLIGFRRVAGIKTGSSGPAAPADLRFVAGAAG; this is encoded by the coding sequence GTGCCCGGGCTGGGTCTGGTCGTCAAGCTGGCGTCCGCCCTCGCCGCCGCCGTGTTCCTGTACCTGGCGGTCACCTTCGTGCAGGTGTGGCAGGCGTCACGCAGGGACCAGGCGCGCCAGGTGGAGGCGATCGTCGTGTTGGGCGCGGCCCAGTACGACGGCGAGCCCTCGCCTGTCCTGCGCGCCCGCCTGGCCCATGCCGCCGACCTCTACGACCGCGGGCTCGCCCCGCGCATCGTCGTCACGGGCGGGAAGCAGTCGGGTGACCGGGTCACCGAGGCGACCGCGTCGGCCCGTTACCTCGCCAGTCGCGGGGTGCCCGATCGAGCGATCCTGCGGGAGGTCAAGGGCCGCTCGTCGTGGCAGCAGCTGGCTGCCGCCTCCGAGTTCCTCGAGCAGCGGGGGATCAGCCGGGTGCTCCTGGTGTCCGACGGGTTCCACGCCGCCCGCATCGCCGCCATCGCCGACGAGCTCGGTCTCGTGGCGTTCACCTCGCCGGCGCCCGGGTCCCCGATCGCAGGCGCCGAGAAGCTTCCCTACCTCGGGCGGGAGACGCTCGCCGTCGCCGCCGGGCGGCTCATCGGCTTCCGGCGCGTCGCGGGGATCAAGACCGGCTCGAGCGGGCCCGCCGCTCCCGCCGACCTCCGTTTCGTCGCCGGTGCCGCCGGCTAG